The Exiguobacterium aurantiacum DSM 6208 genome includes a window with the following:
- the purE gene encoding 5-(carboxyamino)imidazole ribonucleotide mutase, translating into MGSSSDWETMKHTCAVLDELHIPYEKQVVSAHRTPDVMFEYAESARNRGIHVIIAGAGGAAHLPGMVAAKTTLPVIGVPVQSKALNGLDSLLSIVQMPAGVPVATVAIGQAGATNAGLLAAQILSLHSIDIADRLTQYRQEKKEMAMQGTEELV; encoded by the coding sequence ATGGGCAGTTCGTCTGACTGGGAAACAATGAAACATACATGTGCCGTACTTGATGAGCTCCATATCCCGTATGAGAAGCAAGTCGTCTCAGCGCACCGAACGCCGGACGTCATGTTTGAATATGCAGAGAGCGCTAGAAATCGTGGCATTCATGTCATTATTGCAGGTGCAGGCGGTGCGGCCCACCTTCCAGGAATGGTGGCCGCGAAGACGACGTTGCCAGTCATCGGTGTACCTGTTCAATCAAAAGCATTGAACGGACTTGATTCATTGCTATCCATCGTCCAAATGCCGGCCGGTGTACCGGTCGCGACCGTCGCGATTGGACAAGCGGGTGCTACGAATGCCGGACTCCTCGCGGCACAAATCCTTAGCCTTCATTCGATTGATATCGCCGATCGCCTTACTCAATATCGCCAAGAGAAAAAAGAGATGGCAATGCAAGGAACGGAGGAACTCGTCTGA
- a CDS encoding VanW family protein — MQQLQPKRRSALRIFAGTQVYTVKRRLAWLFDGRRYASKQNTSPLPYLVHTHRTPLYRKLRDVDLEMQQNKVKNLNLAIQRLNGSIISPDEVLSYWKKIGRPTKRKGYVDGMVLHYGKVTSGIGGGLCQLSNLIYWITLHSPLTVTERYRHSYDVFPDSRRDQPFGSGATCSYNYLDLQITNQTDHAYQLLLYIEEDDLVGEWRSDTPNVVTYKIYEENHHFTKEWWGGTIRHNQIFREVNSLDGILLRNEFVTENHALTMYDPFLPENTAYKKNDS, encoded by the coding sequence ATGCAGCAACTACAACCTAAACGCCGTTCCGCTCTACGCATCTTTGCCGGTACTCAAGTCTACACAGTGAAACGGCGTCTCGCCTGGCTATTCGACGGAAGACGTTATGCGTCAAAACAAAACACGTCCCCGCTCCCTTATTTGGTCCACACTCATCGCACGCCACTGTATCGCAAATTACGAGACGTCGACTTGGAGATGCAACAAAACAAAGTTAAGAACCTCAACCTCGCGATTCAACGTTTGAACGGGTCTATCATCTCCCCGGACGAGGTACTGTCTTATTGGAAGAAAATCGGGCGACCGACAAAACGAAAAGGCTATGTAGATGGTATGGTTTTGCATTATGGGAAAGTGACGAGCGGGATCGGGGGCGGACTCTGTCAACTGTCTAACTTAATTTACTGGATCACTCTTCACAGCCCCCTCACCGTCACTGAACGCTATCGCCATAGTTACGACGTCTTCCCAGATTCAAGACGCGACCAGCCGTTCGGAAGCGGTGCGACTTGCTCATACAACTATCTCGACTTACAAATCACGAATCAAACCGACCATGCTTATCAGTTACTTCTATATATAGAAGAAGATGACCTCGTCGGAGAATGGCGATCGGACACACCGAACGTCGTCACATACAAGATTTACGAAGAAAACCACCATTTCACGAAAGAATGGTGGGGCGGGACGATTCGACATAATCAAATTTTCCGAGAGGTCAATTCTCTCGACGGCATCCTCCTCCGCAACGAATTCGTCACAGAAAACCATGCGCTCACCATGTACGACCCTTTCCTTCCGGAGAATACAGCCTACAAAAAAAACGACTCGTAA
- a CDS encoding NETI motif-containing protein: protein MAKKIKVYVEPNETVGECLDRIAQMGYRPVRRIEKPVFEKTGNKDEPVHSHQSILFECVALNP, encoded by the coding sequence ATGGCCAAAAAAATCAAAGTATACGTCGAGCCAAACGAGACAGTCGGTGAGTGTTTAGACCGTATTGCTCAAATGGGGTATCGCCCGGTACGTAGGATTGAAAAGCCAGTCTTTGAAAAAACGGGAAACAAAGACGAACCTGTACATTCCCATCAATCGATTTTATTTGAGTGCGTTGCTCTCAATCCATAA